In the genome of Dehalococcoidia bacterium, one region contains:
- a CDS encoding ABC transporter permease — translation MEQAMAQAAPAVPALPVRRQLQTALALIERDLAVCWQRFPEFVVRTTMQPFLFAFVFAYVFPRIGQGIGGTRNGGQFATVLLPGLMASTLIFQGIFNNALPLVQEFISREIEDRAMSPTPVAVVAVCKIISGALQGALSGLLVIPIVWIASGRGATVDWGHPLLLITMVPVGALAGASMGLLLGTIVEPRQINLVFSLLVLPLTLLGCVYYPWTTLSSLKWLQIAVLLNPVVYLSEGLRAALIPGVSHMSLWAVYGLLVGALVIMTYFGIVYFKKRVIT, via the coding sequence GACGCCAGCTCCAGACGGCGCTGGCGCTGATCGAGCGCGACCTTGCCGTCTGTTGGCAGCGCTTTCCCGAGTTCGTCGTGCGCACCACGATGCAGCCGTTCCTCTTCGCCTTCGTCTTCGCGTACGTCTTCCCTCGCATTGGCCAGGGGATCGGCGGCACGCGCAACGGCGGCCAGTTCGCCACCGTGCTGCTGCCGGGGCTGATGGCGAGCACGCTGATCTTCCAGGGCATCTTCAACAACGCGCTGCCGCTGGTACAGGAGTTCATCAGCCGCGAGATCGAAGACCGGGCGATGTCGCCCACGCCGGTCGCCGTCGTCGCGGTGTGCAAGATCATCAGCGGCGCGCTGCAGGGCGCGCTCTCCGGTCTGTTGGTAATCCCGATCGTCTGGATCGCCTCGGGCCGCGGCGCCACCGTGGACTGGGGCCACCCGCTCTTGCTGATCACGATGGTGCCGGTGGGCGCGCTCGCCGGCGCCTCGATGGGGCTGCTGCTCGGTACGATCGTCGAGCCGCGGCAGATCAACCTCGTCTTCTCGCTGCTGGTGCTGCCGCTCACGCTGCTCGGCTGTGTTTACTACCCGTGGACCACGCTCTCCTCGCTGAAGTGGCTGCAGATCGCCGTGCTGCTCAACCCCGTGGTCTATCTCAGTGAAGGGCTGCGCGCGGCGCTGATTCCGGGCGTGTCGCACATGTCGCTGTGGGCGGTGTACGGGCTGCTCGTCGGCGCGCTTGTGATCATGACCTACTTCGGCATCGTCTACTTCAAGAAGCGGGTGATCACGTAG